The sequence CTGGTGATATCTTGCAGTCCCAGTTCGCCGACAATTTTTTCGATGCGATCGCGCTCAATTCCATCACTTTGACCGGGACGAGAACCGCCGCCGATAAATAGCTTCAAGTTGTCCTGTTGGCGCATCTGGGACTTACCTACGGCGCGAACCACCGTTTCAATTCCCTTGCGTCGGTCAAATCGTCCCACATAGAAGACCATGTGGGTATCGGGGTCGATTCCCAGTTTCTCTCGTGCGGCTTCGCGGGTAACGGAACCAAACTTGCGAATATCGGTGCCGCAAGGAATGATATCGATGTTGCCTTTTGTGGAAACGAGCGATCGCATATGCTCTTTCTCTTGCGGACTGGTGGCAACAATCCGTTCCGCTGTCTCTAAAACTTTTCTTTCTACCTCTAGCCGAGTGCTAGCAATCAAAGGGATTGTCGAAACCGACTTATATTTAACCGCTCCCAAAGAGTGGTAAGTATGAATTTGCTTGATGGGTTGAACTTTCTTTAGCTCCATTCCCACCCATGAGGAGAGCCAGTAATTGGTGTGGACTACAGAATATTCGATGCCCTCTTGTTTCTGAAACTTGAGCATCTGTTCCACAAACACTGGCAGATACTCAAACAAATTGTCTCTGGGAACAAACTCTTCAGGTCCAGCCGTTAAGCGAATCGTTCGACATCTAGAACTGTGTTGAACAATCGTGGGTTGATCGGGACTAACTTTGCGAGTAAACATATCTACTTGCCACCCCTGTTGAGCAAGTGCCTCGCCTACCTGACGTACATAAACGTTTTGACCGCCAGCCTCTTCTTTACCGATTTCAATTGCCGGATCTCCGTGGACGGAAACGAGAGCAATGTGCTGGTTGTTTGTGGAAAGCATAATTTTTATCGGTTTTTTAACTTAACGACTTCCAGGGCAAAGCAGGGGTTGATATTCTACTCAGTTGCCTGTTTAGCCCACGAGAACTTAAGGAATCTTTACTTACTGTGCTTATAGCATAAACTTTGTTGTTGCTGATGAACATCAACTACTGGAGAGAACCTACTACCCGAGTTTATTCACCCTTCTGGGGGAGGACAGGGTATAATACGGCGTCATCACATCCCCCTAAAGAAGGGGATTTTTAACTCGAAGGGCAGATAAATAACGTCTCTAACGAATGGGTTCCCGTTTTTCCGTCCTCCGACAGTTAGGGAAGTGAGGATTTCTAGACTGAATCGTGTAACGCGGAACTATTTAAATCGTCCAAGCTTGACGGACACTGGGTTATAACCAATTGGTGGATTTCCGTACCATTTATGCCGGGTTAGCTAATAGGTAATTTATACTAAGGGGGCAAAAAATAAGCAAAGAGTCGCAACGGGGAGGATAAAGCATGGGTTTCCCGCGGCAAAGACTCACTCAGAAAGACTGACTCACACAAAAAGACTGGCTCAGAATGACCAGGCATCGAAAAAAAGAAGATTTTTTTTGAATAGCAGTTCCGATTCATTGATCTCTGCTATTATGTATATTCGTCACCTAGGAGAGGTGGCTGAGTGGTCGAAAGCGACAGATTGCTAATCTGTTGTACGGTTGGTAACTCCGTACCGAGGGTTCGAATCCCTCCCTCTCCGTTTTAAAAGCATATTCAAGACAAAGCATACCCAAAAGAGGCAAGAGGGGAAGCTCAACAGCGAAAACCAGTCGCCTCACTCTTCACGCCTTAAATCGCGCCTTAGAGCGATCGCTTCTTCTACTAGCTAAAAAGCTGGCAGAAGATATGGCTGTATTCTTAAACAACTGAGATCAATTAAAATATTTGATTTCAATCGTGGACTGTTGAAGAGTTAAACACCCAAATGAGCAGACCCGCTTCAGCCAAAAATATCAAACCGAGTTGGGCGATCGCCCTAGCAGTTACCACCATTACGACAAGTTTTCTAACCGTTGCTTGCGAAAACCCCTCTCAAACAACGCCAGGTAATAACACGCCAACCAGTACAACCAGTAGCCCCGCCCAGACTACAGGTTCTACCCCAGCCACCAGCGGTTCCGGACTCAAGATTGGCTCACTGCTGCCGACCACTGGCGACCTATCTTCCGTAGGGCAACCCCTGCCAGATGCTATCCGCCTGTTAATAGACACCGTCAACAAGTGTGGCGGCGTCAATAGTCAGCCAGTCACATTTATTCCTGAAGATGACCAAACCGATCCCAACGCTGGCACCGCAGGAATGACCAAATTAACGGAAGTAGATAGAGTTGCTGGCGTCGTCGGTTCCTTTGCCAGCAGCGTTTCTAGTGCCGCCGTACCTGTTGCTGTCCGCAACAAGGTGATGTTTATCTCACCGGGTAGCACCAGCCCAGTCTTTACCGAACGAGCCAAAAAAGGAGAATTTCAAGGTTATTGGGCGCGGACAGCTCCCCCCGATACCTATCAAGCTCAGGCTTTAGCAAAACTAGCTAGTGACAGAGGATTTAAGCGCGTTTCCACCATCGTCATCAACAACGACTATGGAGTTGGTTTTGAACAAGAATTTGTACAAGCCTTTAAAAAATTAGGAGGCACTATTGTCAACAAACCAACTCGCTACGACCCCAAAGCCGCTACTTTTGAAAGCGACATACTAGAAGCGTTCAAGGACAAGCCTGATGCGGTAGCAGCAGTTGTTTATGCTGAAACCGGCAGTTTGCTCTTAAAATCTGCCTACGAACAAGGTCTAAGTAAAGGCGTCCAGGTGATGCTGACAGATGGTGCTTATTCGGAAGACTTTCCCGAACAGGTCGGCAAAACCAGCGATGATCAATTTATATTAACTGGGGCAATTGGCACGGTTCCCGGTGCTAATGGCCCAGCACTGGCTGAGTTCACCAAGATTTGGAAAGAGAAAACCGGAAGGGGATTGAGCGCCTATGTCCCTCACGCCTGGGATGCTGCCGCTTTGATGGTACTAGCAGCCGAAGACGCTAAATCAAATAGCGGCGAAGGCATTAAAAGTAAAATTCGTGATGTCGCCAATGCCCCTGGCACAGAAGTGAGCGATGTTTGTCAGGCGCTAGAACTGGTACGGAAGGGTGAGGAGATTAACTACCAGGGAGCTAGCGGTAACGTGGATATTGATGCTAATGGCGATGTGGTGGGTAGCTACGATGTCTGGGCAGTGGAACCTACGGGTAGTCTAGCTGTGACCGGCAAAGTCAGCCCCCAAGTAGCAGTAACCAAATAAAAAGTAAGAAAGTACAAAGGCAAAAGAAACAGGAGAAACCAAATTTTTCTGTTATCTTTTGCCCTTGATTTTTACCTTCTCTAGAAACCAGGGAAGGTGTAACCCACGCCCAGAATTAGTCCCACTGGCACTTCATCGCTTTGAAATCCGATATTTAGAGCTGCATTTGCTGTAAATTGCCGTGTCAAAGGTACATCGACGCCACCCGTAACCAGGAAACCAATGTCGCTGTCATCACCCGTAGAAATCGTGACACCGCCACCCACGTAAGGGGCGAATCTGACGGGTTCAAACGGATCTGACTGTCGGATGTTAAAGTCGTAAGTCACTGGAAGCAGAAAGGTCGTATCGTCACCGAGTAGCACGGAAGGGCGTACAGACAACGTATTGGTTAGACCAATTTTGCTGATCACGGCGAAACTACCATCGCCCAAAGCACTATCACCCCCGAAACCAATATTGAAGCCAACCCCGACGTAGCTTCGACCGGCACGAGTGGCTCGACCGAGTTCGATGTCGGTTTGAGCAATCTCAGAGTCATTGGGTAAGTTTGGAGTTTCAGCAGTTGGTTGCTGTGGTGCGGCGAGAGCGGCAGCAGAAGTGGTTACGCCGGGAAATGGTTGCGTAGTAGCAGTATCATCAGCCGCTGCCAAGGAGGAAGGCTCTGAAGCCACGGGCTTTGTGCTTTCTTCAACCAGCGTTGCATCTTGGTACTCAGAGAGAATGACCGGCTGTTGGCTCAGATTATATTGTGTTGAGACCGGGGCTTGCGGTGCAGCCGGGACTTGTGGTGCAGCCGGAACAGTTGATTGGGTAATCGGTGTGACATCTGCCGACTTGACAACTGGCTTGACAACTGGCATACCCATTACTGTTGGCTCAGCGATCGCTTCAGATGCGGCAGGTTCTGAAGTCTCAACGACCGCAGGAGTCTTTTGGTCAATGACTGTGGCAGTGGACTGGGCTGTAGCTGACAAGCCACCGCTGAAAACTGTCAGTGCCGTCAGACCTAGTAAGAAAGAAACACGCTTAGAAAAGATTGTATTCACGGTCACTCCTCAAAAACTTCCTCAAAAATCTACGAAAGCCAACCTTAATTGCCTATTCTCTCGGAAATTATATTTCCCTGTCGTCAATTTAGGAAATTTTAAAAGAATTTGCTACCCACCAAGGAAGGATTATGCGCTGAAAGTGGCTAGTATTCGACGAAATTGATGTTGACAGGTGAAATGGAATAAAGAGGGTCAGAGGGTGATAAGAGAGATTTTTATTCCCGATTCCTAGGCTTTATCTCCAAAGCAGCGATCGCAATTTCTAGACGTGGATGCTGGGGATGCGATTAATCGCTCACTTTGATTTTGATAACGAAGAAACCCTTTTTGACAGGAAAACGGGTTTCTTTGTCATTGATGAAGATCGCCTCTGTAACCGCAGATTGCACTAGGTAAGGGTGTCCATTGCCGCTACAACTTGCTGGGAAACAAAGGGGAGAATCGCTTTGTTTTTACTATTTGCTTTGCCTTCGGTGAACACAATCAACAGATAAGGTTGCCGTGATGGTAGCTCGATATAAGCGGCGTCATGGCGAACTTGGCTTGTCCAACCGGCTTTAGACCACAATTGGGCATTTGGAGGCAGTCCGCCACCTAAGAAACCCCGAACCTGATTTTCCTCATCGGGGGCTTCATCGTCTTCTGGATGGAGGCTGCGTTTCATCAGTCCCATCATTGCTTGCGATCGCCCAGAGGAAACTGCAACGCCTCCGACAATGGTATGTAGCAGCCTCGCCGTGGCGTTGGTCGTCACCATATTGCGGTTTTCCCGCATCTCCCCTAAAAATGCCCGCTCTCGCCCATAGGGGCCGTCACCCCAAGGTTTTTGATTAACATTGATGGTTTCCATCTCTGTCCAGCCGAGGGATTGAAAGTAGCGATTCACGATATTGCGCTGCAACTGCCAGGTTTCAAACGGCCCCGGTGGCAACTCTGGACCGCTAGTGGTGCCAGTCAATACATCCAGCACCAAGCTGGTGGCGTCGTTGCTCGAATCAATAATCATGTCGCGGATGGCCCGCTCTAACTCCGAGGAAGTCTGGAGCATATTTTGTTCCAGCCACTCTTGTACAGCAACCAGATAAAACAGTTTAACGATGCTGGCCGGAAAGATTCGCTCAACGCCGCGATAGCTAAAGCCTCGGACTGGATATTTCCAAAATTCCTCTGAGCTGAGGGCACCGCCAGTATTGACGGGCACTGGGGGATCGTACACTACCCAGGTTAAGGCAATTTGGTTGCGGGCTAATCCCGGAAATTCTGCCCAAGTTGCTTCTAAAATGCGATCGCCTAATTTTTCTAGTTGTGCGTCTTTGTGAAAAAATGTCATTTTTATCAGTTGTTATCAGTTGTCAGTTATCAGTGGTCAATTGTTCAATAGTTTGTACCACTGACCAACAACCACTGACCCATGACCCATGACTCATTCCGCGAGTACCAATGTCGAGTCAATCTAAACCTCTATGATTCCCCCAGTTGTACTCGTTTGGCAACTCAGGCAGTAACCGGACGTCACTTGCGGATTTTGTCGCCAAAGACGGAGATATTGTCTATCCAGGTTTGTCTGAGTGAAGATGACTATTCCGGCTGGGTGGCAATTCAAGACCTCAAAGAGATTGAGGAGGCTCAAACGGCCTACGAAGCTTATACTATCTCCCCGACAGAAATTCAAAATCGCATACCCCAAGTCATTGCCTTTATGCAAGCGGCGATGCAACAGCCGAATTATTATCTCTGGGGCGGAACAGTCGGACCAAATTATGACTGTTCCGGGCTGATGCAAGCCGCTTTTGCAGCCTCTGGGATTTGGTTGCCAAGAGATTCCTATCAACAGGAAGCTTTTACAGAATCGATTGCGATTCAAGAGCTACAATCAGGTGATTTAATCTTTTTTGGCATCGGCGATAGAACAACCCATGTTGCTTTATACCTGGGAGAAGGACGTTATATCCATAGTTCCGGTCAAGAGCAAGGTCGCAACGGAATTGGGATTGATGTCCTTTCGGAACAGGGAGATTCGATTAGTCAGGCGTATTTTCGGCAACTGCGCTCTTGCGGGCGAGTGGTTGCCAGTTATCAACCACAACGACAATAAGACACCAAAAGGTGGGAGGCAATCGTGTTAATTCCTGAAAGACTGGTAACGCAAAGCGAAATGTCTGCTGACGATATCCCCGATATTTCTGTAGTAGTGCCGGTTTATAACGAGGTAGAAAGTTTACCCCACCTAGTTGAAGCGATCGCAACCACTTTAATTGCGACGAATCTGAACTACGAAATTATTTGCGTGGATGATGGTTCCAAGGATGGCTCAGCACAATTGCTAAAATCTCTGGTGCAAACCCACAAAAATTTAAAAGCAGTGCTTCTGCGTCGTAACTACGGTCAAACTCCGGCGATGTCTGCGGGGTTTAACTATGCGCGAGGCAAGGTGATTATCACAATGGATGGCGATTTGCAGAATGACCCGGCGGATATTCCTCGGCTCCTAGCAAAGTTAGAAGAAGGCTATGACTTAGTGAGTGGCTGGCGTGAAAAACGACAGGACGCCGCTCTGACTCGTCTGCTTCCGTCTAAAATCGCTAACTGGTTAATTGGGCGAGTCACGGGTGTAGAGTTGCATGATTACGGTTGTTCCCTAAAAGCCTACCGCTCAGAATTGGTGGCGGATATGAATCTTTATGGGGAATTGCACCGATTTTTACCAGCTTTGGCGTTCATTGAAGGGGCAAGAATTACTGAGCTGCCAGTAGGGCATCATGCCCGCCGCTATGGAAGCAGTAAGTATGGGCTGGGGCGGACATTCCGAGTCGTGATGGACTTGTTAACCGTCTACTTTATGAAAAAGTTCCTCACCCGCCCCATGCACGTCTTTGGGCTGTTTGGCATTATTGCAATGGCATTGGGGACGCTGCTCGGTCTGTATTTAACGATTTTAAAAGTGGGTTTCGGTCAGAGCATTGGCGATCGCCCGTTATTGATTTTGGCGGTCGTACTGCTAGTGACGGGTGTGCAATTGTTTTCTTTTGGACTGCTTGCGGAATTGTTAATGAGAACTTATCACGAGTCTCAGGGCAGACCAATCTATCGGGTGAGGGAAGTTGTTGGGCCGAATGTTAACAATAGTAAACAAAGGGAAGGCTAAAAGTGTAAGAAGGAATTAAGCTTTGAAAGTTTTTTGGACGCTAGAGCCGCCCAGTCGTCGCAATCTGTTGGTTTTATTTACGGCTGGGCTATTATTTTGGTCTAGTATGGCTTCTTTGCTCCCGACGCTGCCGCTCTATATCGAGGATGTGGGCGGCACGACGCAGCAGATTGGGATTGTCATGGGGTCATTTGCCCTCGGACTGGTTCTGTGTCGCTCGTGGCTGGGGCGTTTGGCAGATCGACGCGGTCGCAAGGTGGTCTTGCTGATTGGCATGACCGTGGCAGCGATCGCGCCTTTGGGCTATCTAGTTGTTAAATCAATTCCCCTGTTAATGCTGCTGCGAGCGTTCCACGGGATTAGCATTGCGGCTTTTACGACGGGTTACAGCGCCTTAGTGGTTGATTTGTCCCCAGTCTCCAAGCGGGGTGAGTTAATTGGCTACATGAGCTTGGTAACGCCGGTGGGGATGGCGATAGGGCCAGCAGTTGGGGGTTATATCCAAGCTGGGATTGGTTACACGCCGTTGTTTCTGCTCTCTTGCGGACTAGGAGCGATCGGTTTAGTTTGTGCCAATCAAGTCAAAGAACCCCGAATCGTCCACGAGACAACCGATTCATCTGCCGATTCATCCGAAACTCAACAATTTTGGCGGCTCCTAGCAAGTCCTCGTTTAAGGATTCCAGCTATAGTGTTGTTGCTGACTGGTGTAGCGTTTG comes from Coleofasciculus sp. FACHB-1120 and encodes:
- a CDS encoding glycosyltransferase family 1 protein — protein: MLSTNNQHIALVSVHGDPAIEIGKEEAGGQNVYVRQVGEALAQQGWQVDMFTRKVSPDQPTIVQHSSRCRTIRLTAGPEEFVPRDNLFEYLPVFVEQMLKFQKQEGIEYSVVHTNYWLSSWVGMELKKVQPIKQIHTYHSLGAVKYKSVSTIPLIASTRLEVERKVLETAERIVATSPQEKEHMRSLVSTKGNIDIIPCGTDIRKFGSVTREAAREKLGIDPDTHMVFYVGRFDRRKGIETVVRAVGKSQMRQQDNLKLFIGGGSRPGQSDGIERDRIEKIVGELGLQDITSFPGRLGDDTLPAYYAAADVCVVPSHYEPFGLVAIEAMASGTPVVASDVGGLQFTVVPEETGLLAPPKDAAAFAAAIDRILANPEWRKQLGKKARVRVEKMFSWDGVATQLSDLYTQLIKEQPAPELELVTQVSA
- a CDS encoding ABC transporter substrate-binding protein, which encodes MSRPASAKNIKPSWAIALAVTTITTSFLTVACENPSQTTPGNNTPTSTTSSPAQTTGSTPATSGSGLKIGSLLPTTGDLSSVGQPLPDAIRLLIDTVNKCGGVNSQPVTFIPEDDQTDPNAGTAGMTKLTEVDRVAGVVGSFASSVSSAAVPVAVRNKVMFISPGSTSPVFTERAKKGEFQGYWARTAPPDTYQAQALAKLASDRGFKRVSTIVINNDYGVGFEQEFVQAFKKLGGTIVNKPTRYDPKAATFESDILEAFKDKPDAVAAVVYAETGSLLLKSAYEQGLSKGVQVMLTDGAYSEDFPEQVGKTSDDQFILTGAIGTVPGANGPALAEFTKIWKEKTGRGLSAYVPHAWDAAALMVLAAEDAKSNSGEGIKSKIRDVANAPGTEVSDVCQALELVRKGEEINYQGASGNVDIDANGDVVGSYDVWAVEPTGSLAVTGKVSPQVAVTK
- a CDS encoding serine hydrolase — its product is MTFFHKDAQLEKLGDRILEATWAEFPGLARNQIALTWVVYDPPVPVNTGGALSSEEFWKYPVRGFSYRGVERIFPASIVKLFYLVAVQEWLEQNMLQTSSELERAIRDMIIDSSNDATSLVLDVLTGTTSGPELPPGPFETWQLQRNIVNRYFQSLGWTEMETINVNQKPWGDGPYGRERAFLGEMRENRNMVTTNATARLLHTIVGGVAVSSGRSQAMMGLMKRSLHPEDDEAPDEENQVRGFLGGGLPPNAQLWSKAGWTSQVRHDAAYIELPSRQPYLLIVFTEGKANSKNKAILPFVSQQVVAAMDTLT
- a CDS encoding C40 family peptidase; the protein is MTHDSFREYQCRVNLNLYDSPSCTRLATQAVTGRHLRILSPKTEILSIQVCLSEDDYSGWVAIQDLKEIEEAQTAYEAYTISPTEIQNRIPQVIAFMQAAMQQPNYYLWGGTVGPNYDCSGLMQAAFAASGIWLPRDSYQQEAFTESIAIQELQSGDLIFFGIGDRTTHVALYLGEGRYIHSSGQEQGRNGIGIDVLSEQGDSISQAYFRQLRSCGRVVASYQPQRQ
- a CDS encoding glycosyltransferase family 2 protein, producing MSADDIPDISVVVPVYNEVESLPHLVEAIATTLIATNLNYEIICVDDGSKDGSAQLLKSLVQTHKNLKAVLLRRNYGQTPAMSAGFNYARGKVIITMDGDLQNDPADIPRLLAKLEEGYDLVSGWREKRQDAALTRLLPSKIANWLIGRVTGVELHDYGCSLKAYRSELVADMNLYGELHRFLPALAFIEGARITELPVGHHARRYGSSKYGLGRTFRVVMDLLTVYFMKKFLTRPMHVFGLFGIIAMALGTLLGLYLTILKVGFGQSIGDRPLLILAVVLLVTGVQLFSFGLLAELLMRTYHESQGRPIYRVREVVGPNVNNSKQREG
- a CDS encoding MFS transporter, whose protein sequence is MKVFWTLEPPSRRNLLVLFTAGLLFWSSMASLLPTLPLYIEDVGGTTQQIGIVMGSFALGLVLCRSWLGRLADRRGRKVVLLIGMTVAAIAPLGYLVVKSIPLLMLLRAFHGISIAAFTTGYSALVVDLSPVSKRGELIGYMSLVTPVGMAIGPAVGGYIQAGIGYTPLFLLSCGLGAIGLVCANQVKEPRIVHETTDSSADSSETQQFWRLLASPRLRIPAIVLLLTGVAFGAISTFVPLFIKDAKVDLNPGLFYTAAAIASFISRIIIGRASDRYGRGIFITGSIFSYALAMLMLSHAYTARSFLVGGFLEGAGAGTLLPMMIALISDRSSPQERGRVFALCITGFDVGIAIAGPVLGFIAEPIGYRAMFTITTVISFLALIIFATLSSKNLSHSLRFAFGREKDVYALNK